One genomic window of Corvus cornix cornix isolate S_Up_H32 chromosome 24, ASM73873v5, whole genome shotgun sequence includes the following:
- the LOC120411237 gene encoding uncharacterized protein LOC120411237, whose translation MNEISSLKNLWIKALSIPGTGQDDESTVAKQQVPFSGSPQSFEHSQTTRFCGLSGVSSNSWEVIPQKLIPLLQSVIQMLEENRKNGFSPETPGYSSRSTLKASAAHTEVSKSEENQETIPASITSPALLPSPAARITHMQQEMHTRFLWEKHSWERAQLEISLLTQEMGAVCSFYQSSKECHEGNWGTKSWTGTLDSLLEELSEHHSQAGQALLQGHLEEIKHSNLSPELTVPKQPQHFLEELPHQLSFCLLGLQSPGCDLSEQQKHSQEIEHSPAPVTRMLQVSGMKIVKLEALRQVCLYRVLDLYSDLQVEAFCDFHASSLPA comes from the exons ATGAATGAAATATCCTCGCTGAAAAACCTTTGGATAAAGGCTCTGAGCATCCCAGGAACTGGGCAGGATGATGAGAGCACAGTGGCAAAACAGCAG GTGCCTTTCTCTGGGTCACCACAGAGCTTTGAACACTCTCAGACCACCAGGTTTTGTGGCCTCAGCGGGGTCTCAAGTAATTCATGGGAGGTGATCCCACAAAAACTGATCCCACTGCTCCAGTCTGTGATTCAGATgctggaggaaaacagaaaaaatggtttttcaCCTGAGACTCCAG GCTACTCCTCGAGGAGCACCTTAAAAGCCTCTGCTGCTCACACAGAGGTGtcaaaaagtgaagaaaatcaGGAAACCATCCCAGCTTCCATAacatcccctgctctgctcccctcaccTGCAGCAAGGATCACCCACATGCAGCAAGAAATGCACACAAG GTTCCTCTGGGagaagcacagctgggagcGAGCACAGCTGGAAATATCCTTGCTGACACAAGAGATGGGCGCTGTCTGCTCCTTCTACCAATCATCCAAGGAATGCCACGAAGGAAACTGG GGGACGAAGAGCTGGACTGGCACACTGGATTCACTCCTGGAAGAGCTCTCAGAacaccacagccaggctggccaagccctgctccagggacacctgGAAGAAATCAAACATTCCAACCTCAGCCCAGAGCTGACAGTGCCCAAACAGCCCCAACACTTCCTGGAAGAACTTCCACACCAGTTATCCTTTTGTCTGCTTGGCTTGCAAAGCCCAGGCTGTGACCTCAGCGAGCAGCAA aaacattCCCAGGAAATCGAGCACTCCCCAGCCCCTGTAACTCGGATGCTCCAGGTTTCAGGGATGAAGATTGTAAAGCTGGAAGCTCTGAGACAAGTGTGTCTGTACAGAGTCCTGGATCTCTATAGTGACCTCCAGGTAGAGGCATTTTGTGATTTTCATGCCTCATCCCTCCCCGCATGA
- the LOC109145231 gene encoding uncharacterized protein LOC109145231, which translates to MQAQFRLELQTRTEEKLKAKETQVIQETKGQKFGNLVAYSILSQRHLRQTVTLLQDCHRLRNVALKSQKEGTGLEHLVVEDLSMDDDSRDILQLLKDNTEYFFLVLEFIQAVRLLQLRETHFREMVRSLKGCSQEKFVDEAEATTNEVRKFREQKTRRLKEQLKHFLEKKRTENISSSFDPFQSLMKECTERKSSSGKDFQLDLQKLRMRLEGDKKGKMQQNSHSPSHITQDSQIPGTKAEDQLLLFLTKNIKVLKQAEHLMASRITLLKPQLTAPPLQGDGIKCKKASFLLGLLKEVNDELRSHAVAAGLGQSQRLEKTEITAQGMQESSRSQERELTAVDPAALSPREFVVFQYGLSILQFLTFHIKAPEITLCVASSLPQSHAPGDAFRNSFFYQNSKKKLFILRDCLGSVGSFLLLLVHCLARVTAGDLSHDTNPIFLRLFHQALKACLGEMFSLRLQLSAAPQGDKSHGINQMLLKEEPLSTEEINLISQLFEVRAKSHTATELLEKNLLLRVKPEETLNDKRLGKKKEDFLHPLSSSGRRARFEEETVNSSSPSELEDKVDALTEELVHIIEDEQQFLSSKGNEDLLSYYLEITSVEKESLVKQINALEEEIAQGRKL; encoded by the exons ATGCAGGCACAGTTTAGGCTGGAGCTTCAAACACGGACAGAGGAAAAG ctaAAAGCCAAAGAAACACAAGTGATCCAGGAGACCAAAGGACAGAAATTTGGGAATCTTGTGGCCTATTCCATCCTCTCCCAGAGGCACCTAAGGCAAACAGTGACTTTGCTCCAGGATTGCCACAGGCTCAGGAACGTGGCCCTGAAATCCCAAAAGGAGGGCACAGGCCTGGAACACCTCGTGGTGGAa GATTTATCAATGGATGATGACAGCAGGGACATTTTGCAGCTCCTGAAGGACAACACAGAGTATTTCTTTTTAGTGCTGGAATTTATACAAGCTGTAAGATTATTGCAGCTGAGAGAAACCCACTTCAGGGAAATGGTGAGAAGCTTAaaaggctgcagccaggagaag tttGTGGATGAAGCAGAGGCCACAACCAATGAAGTGAGAAAAttcagagagcagaaaacaagaaggctgaaggaacagctgaagcacttcctggaaaagaaaagaactgaGAATATTTCAAGTAGCTTTGATCCATTTCAG AGTTTGATGAAGGAATGCACTGAGAGAAAGTCTTCCTCAGGAAAGGATTTCCAGCTGGATTTGCAGAAGCTGAGAATGAGATtagaaggagataaaaaagggaaaatgcagcagaacaGCCATTCCCCATCACACATCACCCAGGATTCCCAGATTCCAGGGACAAAGGCAGAGGATCAGCTCCTCTTGTTCCTGACTAAGA ATATCAAGGTGCTGAAGCAGGCAGAACACCTGATGGCATCCAGGATCACCCTGCTGAAGCCTCAGCTCACAGCACCTCCTCTGCAag GGGATGGAATTAAGTGTAAAAAAGCCTCTTTTCTCCTCGGCCTCCTGAAGGAGGTGAACGATGAGCTCCGAAGTCAtgcagtggcagctgggctgggacagagccaaaggctggagaaaa CAGAAATTACTGCTCAGGGCATGCAGGAGTCCTCGAGGAGTCAGGAAAGAGAATTAACAGCAGTGGATCCTGCAGCCCTTTCTCCCAGGGAGTTTGTGGTGTTCCAGTACGGCCTCTCCATCCTACAATTCCTCACATTTCACATTAAA gCTCCAGAAATCACCCTGTGCGTTGCCTCCAGCCTCCCCCAGAGCCATGCCCCAGGCGATGCCTTCAggaattctttcttttatcaG aattcCAAGAAGAAACTCTTCATCTTGAGGGATTGTCTGGGCTCTGTGGGaagtttcctgctgctcctggtgcacTGCTTGGCTCGCGTCACTGCTGGGGACCTCAGCCACGACACCAACCCCATCTTCCTGAGGCTTTTCCACCAG gCTCTAAAGGCCTGTCTTGGTGAGATGTTCTCCCTCAgactgcagctctcagcagctccccagggggATAAATCCCACGGGATAAATCAGATGCTGCTCAAGGAGGAACCACTCTCCACAGAGGAAATAAACCTGATCTCCCAACTTTTTGAAGTGAGAGCGAAAAGCCACACAGCCACAGAACTCCTTGAGaag AACCTCTTGCTCCGTGTGAAACCTGAGGAAACACTCAATGACAAGaggctggggaagaaaaaagaggatttCCTTCATCCCCTGAGCAGCAGTGGAAGGAGAGCACG ctttgaaGAGGAAACTGTCAATTCCTCATCCCCTTCAGAACTGGAGGATAAAGTGGATGCATTAACTGAGGAGCTGGTGCACATCATAGAGGATGAACAGCAGTTTTTAAGTAGTAAAGGCAACGAAGATCTGCTTTCTTATTACCTTGAAATAACCAGTGTGGAGAAGGAGAGTTtggtaaaacaaataaatgcattgGAAGAGGAAATAGCCCAGGGCAGAAAGTTGTGA
- the BTG4 gene encoding protein BTG4 — protein MKDEIAAAVFFITKLVKREGKLSKDEVEKFAARLTTVLFEKYKNHWYLASPCQGQAFRCVRINKQQPRDPLLDQACAESSVDFNQLGLPEELTVWVDPFEVSCRYGERNEPFTVVRFNGEENPELPQQINLAVGRAALDNHSGSSSDEESFSKEPKAIPTVSNPNSVYQFSDFWKTSLQPWCPYLQRTPYEAHGSHFGQPRAYRGYRSYRPMSAFPGPRMDRYHWVNTKR, from the exons ATGAAAGATGAAATTGCTGCTGCGGTCTTCTTCATCACAAAGCTGGTGAAGAGGGAAGGCAAGCTGAGCAAGGATGAAGTGGAGAAGTTTGCAGCTAGGCTGACCACGGTCCTGTTTGAAAAGTACAAAAATCACTGGTACCTGGCCAGTCCCTGCCAAGGACAAGCCTTCAG GTGTGTAAGGATCAATAAACAGCAGCCACGGGATCCCCTGCTGGACCAGGCTTGTGCAGAGAGCAGCGTGGACTTCAACCAGCTGGGCTTGCCCGAGGAGTTGACGGTGTGGGTGGATCCCTTCGAGGTGTCCTGCAG GTACGGGGAGAGGAACGAGCCCTTCACCGTGGTGCGCTTCAACGGGGAGGAGAACCCCGAGCTGCCCCAGCAGATCAACCTTGCCGTGGGGAGGGCAGCCCTGGACAATCACTCTGGCAGCTCCTCGGATGAGGAGAGCTTCAGCAAGGAGCCCAAAGCCATCCCCACTGTCAGCAACCCCAACAGTGTGTACCAG TTCAGTGACTTCTGGAAGACATCCCTCCAGCCCTGGTGCCCGTACCTGCAAAGGACGCCCTACGAGGCCCACGGCTCCCACTTTGGCCAGCCCAGGGCCTACAGGGGCTACAGGTCCTACAGGCCCATGAGCGCCTTCCCAGGCCCACGGATGGACAGGTACCACTGGGTCAACACCAAGAGGTAG